One Terriglobales bacterium genomic window carries:
- the pgeF gene encoding peptidoglycan editing factor PgeF, with translation MPTRKKASTPRLLQAPPLARLPWLVHAFSTREDGNLGFPEESTPAAVRRNRAKFLQGLLGGKRKAPQLVTLKQIHSDLIHRLDAPPKAGLKGDGLITNVPGLLLSIQTADCLPILLVDSKLRAIGAFHAGWRGTLERIAEKGVGLMQRHFGSRARDLVAAIGPGIQVCCYQVGREVRERFESQFAYAGELFREFEESDPVREKYPLLFLTARAPGHSELAPRIFLDLVKANLRQLKDAGVRAANIHASPLCTACHTELLFSHRAEKGKTGRMLAVIGLKN, from the coding sequence ATGCCCACCAGAAAGAAGGCTTCCACACCGCGCTTGCTGCAAGCGCCCCCGCTCGCGCGGCTGCCCTGGCTGGTGCACGCCTTCAGCACTCGGGAGGACGGGAACCTCGGCTTCCCGGAGGAGAGCACGCCCGCCGCCGTCCGGCGCAACCGCGCAAAGTTCCTGCAAGGGCTACTCGGCGGCAAGAGGAAAGCGCCGCAGCTCGTCACGCTGAAACAGATTCACTCCGACCTCATCCACCGGCTGGACGCTCCGCCGAAAGCAGGCCTCAAAGGGGACGGCCTCATCACCAACGTGCCCGGGCTGCTGCTCTCCATCCAGACCGCCGACTGCCTGCCCATCCTCCTGGTCGACTCGAAGCTCCGCGCCATCGGCGCCTTCCACGCCGGGTGGCGCGGCACGCTGGAGCGCATCGCGGAGAAGGGCGTGGGCCTGATGCAGCGGCACTTCGGCAGCCGCGCCCGCGACCTGGTGGCTGCCATCGGCCCCGGCATCCAAGTCTGCTGCTACCAGGTGGGACGCGAGGTGCGCGAGCGCTTCGAATCGCAGTTCGCCTACGCCGGCGAGCTGTTCCGCGAGTTTGAGGAATCCGACCCGGTGCGCGAGAAGTATCCGCTGCTGTTCCTGACCGCGCGGGCGCCGGGCCACAGCGAGCTGGCGCCGCGCATTTTCCTGGATCTGGTGAAGGCCAACCTGCGCCAGCTCAAGGACGCGGGCGTTCGCGCGGCCAACATCCACGCCTCGCCGCTCTGCACCGCCTGCCACACCGAGCTGCTCTTCTCCCATCGGGCGGAGAAGGGAAAGACGGGAAGGATGCTGGCGGTGATAGGGCTGAAGAATTGA
- a CDS encoding HU family DNA-binding protein, translated as MTCGSRFRVPRPQLPERLGLSTGYQVLTTDSRSEATMTKADLIEEVSRLVELTRKDSEVIVESIFDSIVRSLRAGDKIEIRGFGSFRTRQRKPRVGRNPKTGDKVNVPAKKIPFFKPSKELKDLVNTGKAA; from the coding sequence ATTACCTGTGGAAGTAGGTTTCGGGTTCCGCGGCCCCAACTGCCTGAACGCTTAGGACTGAGTACTGGGTACCAGGTACTGACAACTGATTCTCGGAGCGAAGCGACCATGACCAAAGCCGACCTGATCGAGGAAGTTTCCCGGCTGGTGGAGTTGACCCGCAAGGACAGCGAGGTTATCGTGGAGAGCATCTTCGATAGCATCGTGCGCTCGCTGCGCGCCGGCGACAAGATCGAGATCCGCGGCTTCGGCAGCTTCCGCACCCGCCAGCGCAAGCCCCGCGTCGGCCGCAATCCCAAGACCGGCGACAAGGTCAACGTCCCCGCCAAGAAGATCCCTTTCTTCAAGCCCAGCAAGGAACTCAAGGACCTGGTCAACACCGGCAAGGCGGCGTAG